The following proteins are co-located in the Actinomycetota bacterium genome:
- a CDS encoding CpaF family protein — protein MDLYAVLREKVRDRLPVNDPLFAPGLTAGERRKALLRLAREIICEEGLVAGPGEIQPLLEKLLDDILGLGPLEGLMRDEEVTEIMVNGPRHVYVERRGRIHLTDIVLQGEEEVSRIIDRIIGPLGLHVDEASPYVDARLPDGSRVNVILPPLSLLGPVVTIRKFRRIPLTLEELISAGALSSPAAEFLAQCVSEKKNMVITGGAGTGKTTLLNALSAFIDPGERIITLEDAAELRLQQPHVIPLETRPPNLEGKGEVTLRDLLRNALRMRPDRIIIGEVRGPEALDLLQALNTGHRGSITTVHANGALDALSRLETMALTAGIGLPAAAVRRQMEQAVDVLVHLERRQDGARFVSEICAMQRDDRGARLLQVFPGHGTTDRYSHRVKVLHAQGDVHGGEEVRAASGAPLA, from the coding sequence ATGGACCTCTATGCCGTCCTGAGGGAAAAGGTGCGTGACCGGCTCCCCGTGAACGACCCCCTCTTCGCGCCCGGCCTGACCGCGGGCGAGAGAAGAAAGGCGCTGCTGCGCCTCGCCAGGGAGATCATCTGTGAAGAGGGGCTCGTCGCCGGACCCGGGGAGATACAGCCGCTGCTCGAGAAACTGCTCGACGACATCCTGGGACTGGGGCCGCTCGAGGGCCTGATGCGGGACGAAGAGGTCACGGAGATCATGGTCAACGGGCCGCGCCACGTCTACGTCGAGAGGCGAGGACGCATACATCTCACCGACATCGTCCTGCAGGGGGAGGAGGAGGTGAGCCGCATAATCGACCGCATCATCGGCCCCCTGGGCCTGCATGTGGACGAGGCCTCTCCTTACGTGGATGCCAGGCTCCCCGACGGCTCGCGCGTAAACGTCATCCTGCCTCCCCTCTCCCTGCTCGGGCCGGTCGTGACCATCAGGAAATTCCGCCGCATCCCCCTCACCCTGGAGGAATTGATATCCGCGGGCGCCCTTTCCTCCCCCGCCGCGGAATTCCTGGCGCAGTGCGTCAGTGAAAAGAAGAACATGGTGATCACGGGAGGCGCGGGAACGGGCAAGACGACCCTTCTCAACGCCCTCTCCGCTTTCATCGATCCCGGCGAGAGGATCATCACGCTGGAGGACGCGGCAGAACTTCGCCTGCAGCAGCCACACGTCATCCCCCTCGAGACGCGCCCGCCGAACCTGGAGGGCAAGGGCGAGGTGACCCTTCGGGACCTGCTGCGCAACGCCCTGCGCATGCGCCCCGACCGTATCATCATCGGGGAGGTACGGGGCCCCGAGGCGCTCGACCTGCTGCAGGCCCTGAACACGGGACACAGGGGATCGATCACCACCGTGCACGCCAACGGCGCCCTCGACGCGCTCTCGCGCCTGGAAACCATGGCCCTGACCGCCGGCATCGGCCTGCCCGCGGCGGCGGTGAGAAGGCAGATGGAACAGGCCGTCGACGTCCTCGTCCACCTGGAGAGGAGACAAGACGGCGCAAGGTTTGTGAGCGAGATCTGCGCCATGCAGAGGGATGATCGCGGCGCGCGGCTGCTGCAGGTCTTCCCCGGGCACGGCACAACGGACCGGTATAGCCATCGCGTGAAAGTGCTCCATGCGCAGGGGGATGTACATGGCGGAGAGGAGGTGAGGGCGGCGTCCGGCGCGCCGCTCGCTTGA
- a CDS encoding DUF4244 domain-containing protein: protein MRHPLDVIADDTAQATAEYALVILGAAAVAGALIAWAGGTDVIKSFFNKIFHQLMSALG from the coding sequence ATGCGTCATCCCCTGGACGTCATAGCCGATGACACCGCACAGGCAACCGCTGAATACGCCCTGGTCATCCTGGGCGCCGCCGCTGTCGCCGGCGCGCTTATCGCCTGGGCCGGGGGCACGGATGTGATCAAGAGCTTCTTTAACAAGATCTTCCATCAACTCATGAGTGCACTGGGATGA
- a CDS encoding PQQ-binding-like beta-propeller repeat protein, translated as MRGRGVLQAVMAVAVVALIVASLFLVRRSGERITPGESDWAMPGGNPSHTSFLSFAPRDNLRELWGTRLESEPVGPPAVVGGRVYVCCRNGFLYCLELESGRPLWRYEAGSGFTSMPAVSEEGIIAGTVDGRVLCVGAGGKLAWKVEVGGAVPATPVPQGGRVFFGSMDGSLYCVDAGNGKRRWTFQADTPIAMSPCVYEGQVFAVTEEGDLLALDERNGRLVWTYRCEEMPASFPVADEGRVYQATETTLHCAEAQSGKRLWSRFIGSRIVSNPALRGNQVQVVQGWEDSPSTAIALDARTGDPLWSVASGETSGWTWLFATTRDVYLAGPGQLRAVLAESGTPTMRWDGEGILPETLTVSRDRILVATDSRKVFCLGE; from the coding sequence ATGCGCGGCAGGGGAGTGCTCCAGGCCGTGATGGCGGTCGCGGTGGTGGCCCTGATCGTCGCTTCCCTGTTCCTCGTAAGGCGCTCTGGGGAGAGGATCACCCCGGGAGAGTCGGACTGGGCGATGCCCGGCGGAAACCCCTCCCACACCTCTTTCCTTTCCTTCGCTCCCAGGGATAACCTGCGCGAGCTCTGGGGCACGCGCCTGGAGAGCGAGCCCGTGGGGCCTCCCGCGGTGGTGGGCGGCAGGGTTTACGTCTGCTGCAGGAACGGCTTCCTTTACTGCCTGGAGCTGGAGAGCGGCAGGCCGCTGTGGAGGTATGAAGCCGGCAGCGGTTTCACCTCCATGCCGGCCGTGAGCGAGGAGGGGATAATCGCGGGCACCGTGGACGGAAGGGTGCTCTGCGTGGGAGCGGGGGGGAAGCTCGCGTGGAAGGTGGAGGTGGGGGGAGCGGTGCCCGCCACGCCGGTGCCGCAGGGAGGCCGCGTCTTTTTCGGTTCCATGGACGGCTCCCTTTACTGCGTGGATGCCGGCAATGGCAAGAGGAGGTGGACTTTCCAGGCCGACACGCCTATCGCGATGTCTCCCTGCGTTTACGAGGGGCAGGTCTTTGCGGTGACCGAGGAAGGAGACCTCCTCGCGCTTGACGAAAGAAACGGGCGCCTGGTATGGACCTATCGTTGCGAGGAGATGCCGGCGTCCTTTCCGGTCGCGGATGAAGGAAGGGTTTACCAGGCCACCGAGACGACCCTGCACTGCGCGGAGGCGCAGAGCGGGAAGCGTCTGTGGTCACGCTTCATCGGCTCCAGGATCGTTTCCAACCCGGCCCTGCGGGGCAACCAGGTGCAGGTGGTACAGGGATGGGAGGACTCACCCTCCACGGCCATCGCCCTCGACGCCCGCACCGGCGATCCTCTCTGGAGCGTGGCTTCGGGTGAAACGTCGGGCTGGACATGGCTTTTTGCCACCACCCGGGACGTGTACCTGGCGGGGCCCGGCCAGCTGCGCGCGGTGCTCGCCGAGTCGGGCACCCCGACCATGAGGTGGGACGGAGAGGGGAT
- a CDS encoding type II secretion system F family protein encodes MSVLPLFLLPTSLAVLFFRAYLHAARRERMATVMGGSGPSAAGARASRPRLSMPVVAALRGRARLMLLAGTGGFLAFVSRNPLLALLPFPAWRVVERSAQRRKRRKTSARREEQLPEFMDSLVQSLRSGLSLQQSLEASLEDVGEELREEITPVVRELRVGKGVEESLSAAARSSSSPSLRQILTVLALLHAKGGDLPRVLERMRRRVGEGLEARREINILTAQSRASGYLVSALPAVFLSLQAMLSPSSLRPLLATPLGNLLLSAGLGLNAAGFLIIRRLVDPEA; translated from the coding sequence ATGTCCGTCCTTCCCCTGTTTCTCCTGCCGACTTCCCTGGCGGTCCTCTTCTTCCGCGCTTATCTCCACGCGGCCCGCCGCGAGAGGATGGCCACGGTGATGGGCGGGAGCGGTCCCTCGGCCGCCGGTGCCCGCGCTTCGCGACCCCGGCTGTCCATGCCGGTCGTCGCCGCCCTGCGCGGGCGGGCGCGCCTTATGCTGCTGGCGGGCACGGGGGGTTTCCTTGCGTTCGTGTCCCGCAACCCCCTCCTCGCCCTGCTGCCCTTCCCGGCATGGAGGGTCGTGGAGCGGTCGGCACAAAGAAGGAAGCGCCGCAAGACCTCGGCACGCCGGGAGGAGCAGTTGCCCGAATTCATGGATTCCCTCGTGCAGTCCCTGCGTTCCGGGCTTTCCCTGCAGCAGTCCCTGGAGGCGAGCCTGGAGGACGTGGGCGAGGAGCTGAGAGAAGAGATCACGCCGGTAGTGCGGGAACTGCGGGTGGGAAAAGGCGTGGAGGAATCCCTCTCCGCAGCCGCGCGATCCTCCTCCTCTCCTTCCCTGCGGCAGATCCTGACCGTGCTCGCGCTTCTGCACGCCAAGGGGGGAGACCTCCCGCGCGTCCTGGAGCGCATGCGGCGACGCGTCGGCGAAGGGCTGGAGGCGCGGCGGGAGATAAACATCCTCACCGCCCAGAGCCGCGCCTCCGGTTATCTCGTCTCCGCCCTGCCCGCTGTTTTCCTCTCGCTGCAGGCGATGCTCAGCCCTTCATCCCTGCGGCCCCTCCTCGCCACCCCCCTCGGAAACCTCCTCCTCTCCGCCGGCCTGGGCCTGAACGCGGCGGGCTTTCTCATCATCCGCAGGCTGGTCGACCCGGAGGCATGA
- a CDS encoding helix-turn-helix domain containing protein — protein MERMMGEVLSREARRRLRWIEHFRSCGNARMTCRHFAISPTTFYKWLKRYLKRGLRGLEDLPRTPKRKRVSEIPWQTIQLICDLRREHPAWSKHKIAVILKRDYGIRLSSSSVGRVLKRKGLYDKRVSRKKSRAAKRRKARLRSEGWMRKAFPGCLI, from the coding sequence TTGGAGAGAATGATGGGCGAGGTCCTCTCCAGGGAGGCCAGAAGGAGGCTGCGCTGGATAGAGCACTTTCGCAGCTGCGGAAATGCCAGGATGACCTGCCGCCACTTCGCCATCTCCCCCACCACCTTCTACAAGTGGCTGAAGAGGTACCTGAAACGGGGCCTCAGGGGACTGGAGGACCTCCCCCGCACCCCGAAAAGGAAAAGGGTCTCCGAGATCCCCTGGCAGACGATCCAGCTCATCTGCGACTTAAGGAGAGAGCACCCCGCCTGGTCCAAGCACAAGATAGCGGTGATACTCAAGAGGGACTACGGCATCCGCCTTTCTTCCTCCAGCGTGGGAAGGGTTCTCAAAAGGAAGGGCCTCTACGATAAGAGGGTCTCCAGAAAGAAGAGCCGGGCGGCCAAAAGGAGGAAGGCTCGCCTGCGCTCGGAGGGCTGGATGAGGAAGGCCTTCCCGGGGTGCCTCATCCA
- a CDS encoding transposase, with protein sequence MERKIQTDKHELWAFREGYTVEELNRILEEWDYTYNHVRPHRGLGYLTPMEFLKAWMEESKDRDGVFTM encoded by the coding sequence GTGGAGAGAAAGATACAGACCGACAAGCACGAGCTGTGGGCCTTCCGGGAGGGATATACGGTGGAGGAGCTCAATCGTATCCTGGAAGAGTGGGATTACACCTACAATCACGTAAGGCCCCACCGGGGCCTGGGTTATCTCACCCCCATGGAGTTCCTGAAGGCGTGGATGGAGGAGAGCAAGGATAGGGATGGAGTGTTCACCATGTAG
- a CDS encoding prepilin peptidase → MGPAKLLVFWPIAIMAAWTDLRSRRVPNPLVLAGLAAGTACAVWGGRQSLLASAAGLALGSLFLFPAFLLGGVGGGDVKALALIGLFVGPSLLLTAFFWGAVAGGAAALAALLARRLFPSRSAATPASTRPVTLPYAGILFMAAAVVLTMWTATAP, encoded by the coding sequence ATGGGGCCGGCAAAGCTTCTCGTCTTCTGGCCCATCGCCATAATGGCCGCCTGGACCGATCTACGCTCCAGGCGAGTGCCCAACCCGCTGGTCCTCGCAGGCCTGGCGGCGGGAACGGCGTGCGCCGTTTGGGGCGGCCGGCAGTCGCTGCTCGCGTCGGCGGCAGGGCTTGCGCTGGGGTCCCTTTTCCTCTTCCCCGCCTTCCTCCTGGGAGGCGTGGGAGGGGGGGACGTCAAGGCCCTGGCGCTCATCGGGCTCTTCGTCGGCCCCTCCCTCCTCCTCACCGCCTTCTTCTGGGGAGCCGTCGCCGGGGGGGCGGCGGCCCTGGCCGCCCTGCTAGCGCGCCGCCTTTTCCCCAGCCGCTCGGCGGCCACGCCGGCGTCAACGCGGCCAGTCACCCTGCCTTACGCCGGCATCCTCTTCATGGCCGCCGCCGTCGTCCTGACCATGTGGACCGCAACCGCCCCGTGA
- a CDS encoding type II secretion system F family protein — MPSARDLLTRLGSRLPASLSTEGERLLRESGSDWSPSYLQGLRLCAALAFSASLLPLAWTGILFLPPAFAVGYHLPLLHLKRMRRRRWARLAEDLPEIADLVAVLCYSGESLHRALTHSLAACGHASTREELEPVLERMRLGESTADALQRLGGHPCPEMRRFGRTLLRAEGSGGPVADILEELSSGLRSARRERNRVHASRVSVYILFPLVFLILPSFLLLTVGGMIIGHTA, encoded by the coding sequence ATGCCATCGGCGCGGGACCTGCTGACCCGGCTGGGAAGCCGTCTGCCGGCCTCCCTCTCGACGGAGGGGGAGAGGCTGCTGCGGGAGAGCGGGTCCGACTGGTCGCCTTCCTACCTGCAGGGCCTGCGCCTGTGCGCCGCCCTTGCCTTCTCCGCCTCGCTGCTTCCCCTCGCATGGACCGGCATCCTTTTCCTCCCCCCGGCCTTCGCCGTCGGCTACCACCTGCCGCTCTTGCACCTCAAGAGGATGCGCCGCCGGCGCTGGGCGAGGTTAGCGGAGGACCTGCCGGAGATAGCCGACCTGGTGGCCGTGCTGTGTTACTCGGGCGAGAGCCTCCACCGCGCCCTGACCCATTCGCTCGCCGCATGCGGACACGCCTCTACCAGGGAGGAGCTGGAGCCCGTGTTGGAACGCATGCGCCTCGGGGAGAGCACCGCCGATGCGTTGCAGCGGCTCGGCGGCCATCCCTGCCCCGAGATGAGGCGCTTCGGACGCACCCTGCTGCGGGCCGAAGGCAGCGGGGGGCCCGTCGCCGACATCCTCGAGGAACTCTCCTCCGGGCTGAGGTCCGCGCGCAGGGAGAGAAACCGCGTTCACGCCTCCCGCGTTTCCGTGTATATCCTCTTTCCGCTTGTCTTCCTCATCCTGCCCTCTTTCCTGCTGCTCACCGTGGGAGGGATGATTATCGGCCATACCGCGTGA
- the priA gene encoding primosomal protein N' produces the protein MSGREQPSCGEGPYVEVIIDAPARQLDRPFTYRVPPHLREGVRTGSVVLVPLLSTLQVGYVLGFCTDPGLPRMRDLEAVIDEPPVFDEELVRLCAWISRRYLSSLVQAIRLVIPPGRARRVTEMLSLAARPEEILSRTPPRASRRRELVRALADAGGEVPLDELKEALGGKMSPQALKALVKSGDVNSRYVLLRPRASRIKVRVVELSPQGERSLAEPEAARRWPARVRLLRALQEHGGVLTVAEMQRLGIASGAALKGAEEAGWVRVRLEERLRDPFAERSFPPVASHVLNRDQEAALRQIIAGLERGGGVFLLHGVTGSGKTEVYLHAIEDVLQKGKSALVLVPEIALTPQMVQRFKGRLGEEVAVLHSRLGLGERYDQWRGIREGRYRVVIGARSALFAPLPDLGLIVIDEEHENTYKESSPPRYLARDVARERARLSGAVLVLGSATPSLETHHSALTGESTLLRLPNRVDDRPLPKMEVVDMRELSERGELTIISPRLLNALARVYRAGEQAILFLNRRGFARFLQCHRCGHIFRCINCSVSLCYHAGGPHLLCHHCNWMLRPPFACPDCGNQVHRYAGIGTERVEQELRRLLPSLRCLRMDADTTARKDAHWDILEDFRQGRAHVLLGTQMIAKGLDIPNVTLVGVINADTSLALPDFRAGERTFQLLTQVSGRAGRGRSPGRVIVQTFSPHHYAVRAAVEGDQEAFYRRELSFRREAWYPPFSRLVNLVVTAAEESLARDAAGVLAQSLGESARRRGAALLGPAPAPLSRLKGRYRFHLTLKAPSLEGWEEELQNVFISFASARKSLCRRLGVAEREVSLAVDVDPVTLL, from the coding sequence ATGTCCGGCCGGGAGCAACCTTCATGTGGAGAGGGGCCGTATGTCGAGGTCATCATCGACGCGCCGGCCCGCCAGCTCGACCGTCCCTTCACCTACCGCGTGCCTCCCCACCTCAGGGAAGGGGTGAGGACGGGAAGCGTGGTGCTGGTTCCCCTGCTCAGCACCCTGCAGGTGGGGTACGTGCTGGGTTTCTGCACCGACCCCGGTCTCCCGCGCATGCGCGACCTGGAGGCGGTGATCGACGAACCGCCCGTTTTCGATGAAGAGCTCGTGCGGCTCTGTGCCTGGATATCAAGGCGTTACCTCAGCTCCCTCGTCCAGGCCATCAGGTTGGTCATCCCCCCGGGCCGCGCACGTCGGGTCACGGAGATGCTCTCCCTCGCCGCGCGCCCCGAGGAGATCCTCTCGCGCACGCCCCCCCGCGCCAGCCGCCGCAGGGAGCTGGTGCGCGCCCTCGCCGACGCGGGGGGCGAGGTGCCCCTCGACGAACTCAAGGAAGCCCTGGGCGGGAAGATGTCGCCGCAGGCGCTCAAGGCCCTGGTGAAGAGCGGCGACGTGAACAGCAGGTACGTGCTCCTCCGCCCCAGGGCCTCACGGATCAAGGTACGAGTGGTGGAGCTTTCGCCGCAGGGTGAAAGGTCGCTCGCGGAGCCCGAGGCGGCCCGCAGGTGGCCCGCCCGCGTGCGCCTGCTGCGGGCACTGCAAGAGCACGGCGGGGTGCTGACCGTAGCGGAAATGCAGCGCCTGGGCATCGCTTCCGGAGCCGCTCTCAAGGGAGCGGAGGAGGCGGGCTGGGTGCGCGTAAGGCTGGAGGAACGGCTGCGGGATCCCTTCGCCGAGCGGTCCTTTCCCCCCGTGGCGAGCCACGTCCTCAACCGTGACCAGGAAGCCGCCCTGCGGCAGATAATCGCGGGGCTGGAGCGGGGGGGCGGTGTCTTCCTCCTGCACGGCGTGACCGGCAGCGGCAAGACCGAGGTGTACCTGCATGCCATCGAAGACGTCCTCCAGAAGGGGAAAAGCGCCCTGGTGCTGGTCCCGGAGATAGCGCTCACCCCGCAGATGGTGCAGCGCTTCAAGGGACGCCTGGGCGAGGAGGTGGCCGTGCTCCATTCCCGCCTGGGGCTTGGAGAGCGGTACGACCAGTGGCGGGGCATAAGGGAAGGCCGTTACCGGGTGGTCATCGGCGCCCGCTCGGCCCTCTTCGCGCCCCTCCCCGACCTGGGCCTGATCGTCATCGACGAGGAGCACGAGAACACCTACAAGGAGAGCTCACCGCCGCGCTACCTCGCCCGGGACGTCGCCAGGGAGAGGGCGCGCCTGAGCGGGGCCGTCCTGGTGCTGGGGAGCGCGACCCCGAGCCTGGAGACGCACCACTCCGCCCTCACGGGCGAGAGCACCCTCCTGCGCCTGCCCAACCGCGTCGACGACCGTCCCCTCCCGAAGATGGAGGTCGTGGACATGCGCGAGCTCAGCGAGCGCGGCGAGCTCACCATCATCTCGCCGCGGCTCCTCAACGCCCTCGCGCGGGTCTATCGAGCGGGAGAGCAGGCGATACTCTTTCTCAACCGCCGCGGGTTCGCCCGCTTCCTGCAATGCCACCGCTGTGGACACATATTCCGCTGCATCAACTGCTCCGTCAGCCTCTGCTACCATGCCGGGGGACCGCATCTCCTCTGCCACCACTGCAACTGGATGCTGCGGCCGCCCTTCGCCTGCCCCGACTGCGGCAACCAGGTACACCGCTACGCGGGCATAGGCACGGAGCGCGTGGAACAGGAACTGCGGCGCCTGCTGCCTTCCCTGCGCTGCCTGCGCATGGACGCGGACACCACCGCGCGCAAGGACGCTCACTGGGATATTCTGGAAGATTTCAGGCAGGGCCGCGCCCACGTCCTTCTCGGCACGCAGATGATCGCCAAGGGCCTGGATATCCCCAACGTCACCCTCGTGGGGGTGATAAACGCCGATACCTCCCTCGCCCTTCCCGATTTTCGGGCCGGCGAGCGCACCTTCCAGCTTCTAACACAGGTCAGCGGCAGGGCCGGGCGCGGCCGCTCTCCCGGCAGGGTGATAGTGCAGACCTTCTCCCCCCACCATTACGCCGTGCGGGCCGCCGTGGAGGGCGACCAGGAGGCCTTCTATCGCCGGGAACTTTCCTTCCGCCGTGAGGCGTGGTACCCGCCCTTCAGCCGCCTCGTGAACCTGGTGGTCACGGCCGCGGAGGAATCGCTCGCCCGCGACGCGGCGGGGGTGCTGGCGCAATCGCTCGGCGAGAGCGCGCGGCGTCGGGGGGCGGCCCTGCTCGGCCCGGCTCCCGCACCCCTGTCCCGCCTGAAAGGGAGGTACAGGTTTCACCTCACTCTGAAAGCGCCTTCGCTTGAGGGGTGGGAGGAAGAGCTGCAGAACGTCTTCATCTCCTTCGCGTCCGCGCGCAAATCACTCTGTCGGCGCCTCGGCGTCGCGGAGCGCGAGGTATCTCTCGCCGTGGACGTCGACCCGGTCACCCTGCTCTGA